The following coding sequences are from one Triticum aestivum cultivar Chinese Spring chromosome 5A, IWGSC CS RefSeq v2.1, whole genome shotgun sequence window:
- the LOC123104983 gene encoding probable histone H2A variant 3 — protein MAGKGGKGLLAAKTTAAKTAEKDKGKKAPISRSSRAGLQFPVGRIHRQLKQRTQANGRVGATAAVYSAAILEYLTAEVLELAGNASKDLKVKRITPRHLQLAIRGDEELDTLIKGTIAGGGVIPHIHKSLINKSSKE, from the exons ATGGCCGGGAAGGGAGGCAAGGGCCTGCTCGCGGCCAAGACGACGGCCGCCAAGACCGCCGAGAAGGACAAGGGGAAGAAGGCCCCCATCTCCCGCTCGTCCCGCGCGGGGCTGCAG TTCCCTGTGGGCCGTATCCATCGTCAGCTGAAGCAAAGGACTCAGGCCAATGGCCGTGTTGGTGCTACTGCGGCGGTCTACTCTGCTGCTATCCTGGAGTACCTGACAGCTGAGGTTCTGGAGCTGGCTGGGAACGCCAGCAAGGATCTCAAGGTCAAGCGTATCACCCCTCGTCACCTCCAACTGGCCATCCGTGGAGACGAGGAGCTCGACACCCTCATCAAGGGCACCATTGCTGGTGGAGGTGTGATCCCGCACATCCACAAGTCCCTGATCAACAAGTCCTCCAAAGAGTGA
- the LOC123104984 gene encoding calmodulin-like protein 4: MEQALTGEQMVAFQEAFSLFDKNGDGCISLEELAAVTRSLGLDPTNQELNDMMREVDMDGNGTIDFQEFLSLIARKMQDGDGDEELKEAFEVLDKDRNGFISPVELRTVMINLGEKMTDEEVEQMIREADTDGDGQVNYDEFVLMMKNAERKITG; encoded by the exons ATGGAACAGGCGCTGACGGGCGAGCAGATGGTGGCGTTCCAGGAGGCCTTCTCCCTCTTCGACAAGAACGGCGATG GATGCATCAGCTTGGAAGAGCTGGCCGCGGTGACTCGCTCCCTCGGCCTCGATCCGACCAACCAAGAGCTCAATGACATGATGCGTGAAGTCGACATGGATGGAAATGGCACCATTGATTTCCAGGAGTTCTTGAGCCTCATTGCCAGGAAGATGCAG gatggagatggagatgaagaGCTCAAGGAAGCTTTCGAGGTCCTGGACAAGGATCGGAATGGTTTTATCTCCCCTGTTGAG CTGAGGACGGTGATGATCAATCTCGGGGAGAAGATGACCGACGAGGAGGTTGAGCAGATGATCAGGGAGGCGGACACTGATGGCGACGGGCAGGTGAACTACGACGAATTCGTGCTCATGATGAAGAATGCCGAGCGCAAGATAACTGGGTGA
- the LOC123104987 gene encoding ATP sulfurylase 4, chloroplastic produces MATQAAFAVRFPQLARPSRGHGQGQPARVGVAVRGGRAAARGVRCRAGGLIEPDGGRLVELVAPEEGGRRAALRREAAALPHRVRLGRVDTEWLHVLSEGWASPLRGFMRETEFLQALHFNAVRGADGTLVNMSVPIVLALDDAQRRAIQADGATAVALVDAHDRPVAVLSDIEIYKHNKEERIARTWGTTARGLPYVEEAITNAGDWLIGGDLEVIEPIKYNDGLDQYRLSPSQLREEFARRNADAVFAFQLRNPVHNGHALLMTDTRRRLLEMGYKNPVLLLHPLGGFTKADDVPLSVRMKQHEKVLEEGVLNPESTVVAIFPSPMHYAGPTEVQWHAKARINAGANFYIVGRDPAGMGHPTEKRDLYDADHGKKVLSMAPGLERLNILPFKVAAYDTKHNKMNFFDPSRKEDFLFISGTKMRSLAKNRESPPDGFMCPGGWKVLVEYYDSLAPPEGSSKLREAVAA; encoded by the exons ATGGCGACGCAGGCCGCCTTCGCAGTGAGATTCCCGCAGCTGGCGCGGCCGAGCAGGGGCCATGGTCAGGGACAGCCGGCGCGGGTGGGGGTCGCGGTgaggggcggcagggcggcggcgcgcggggtgcGGTGCCGGGCCGGCGGCCTGATCGAGCCGGACGGGGGCAGGCTGGTGGAGCTGGTGGCGCCCGAGGAGGGCGGCCGGCGGGCGGCGCTGcgccgggaggcggcggcgctgccgcACCGCGTGCGCCTGGGCCGCGTGGACACCGAGTGGCTGCACGTGCTCAGCGAGGGCTGGGCCAGCCCGCTGCGCGGCTTCATGCGCGAGACCGAGTTCCTCCAAGCACTTCATTTCAACGCCGTCCGCGGCGCCGATGGCACCCTCGTCAACATGTCCGTGCCCATCGTCCTCGCCCTCGACGACGCCCAGCGCCGCGCCATCCAGGCCGACGGCGCCACCGCCGTCGCGCTCGTCGACGCCCACGACCGCCCCGTCGCCGTGCTCAGCGA TATTGAGATCTACAAGCATAACAAGGAAGAAAGAATCGCACGGACTTGGGGAACAACTGCACGCGGACTGCCGTACGTAGAGGAGGCCATTACAAATGCTGGTGATTGGCTGATTGGTGGAGACCTGGAGGTTATAGAACCAATCAAGTATAATGATGGTCTGGATCAGTATCGTTTGTCTCCATCACAGCTGCGTGAAGAATTTGCCAGGCGCAATGCAGATGCAGTATTTGCTTTTCAACTTCGTAACCCTGTGCACAATGGGCATGCGCTGCTCATGACTGATACACGGAGGCGCCTTCTTGAGATGGGCTACAAAAACCCTGTTCTTCTTCTCCATCCACTGGGAGGATTCACAAAGGCAGATGACGTGCCTCTTAGTGTGAGAATGAAGCAGCATGAGAAG GTTCTTGAGGAAGGTGTCCTAAACCCAGAATCAACTGTGGTTGCAATCTTCCCTTCACCAATGCATTATGCTGGGCCAACTGAGGTGCAGTGGCATGCCAAGGCTCGTATTAATGCTGGTGCAAACTTCTATATTGTCGGAAGGGATCCTGCTGGTATGGGCCACCCGACCGAAAAGAGGGACCTTTATGATGCTGATCACGGGAAAAAAGTACTGAGTATGGCTCCTGGGCTTGAGAGGCTCAATATCCTTCCTTTCAAG GTTGCTGCGTATGACACAAAACATAACAAGATGAATTTCTTTGATCCATCAAGGAAAGAAGACTTCCTGTTCATCTCTGGCACAAAG ATGCGCAGCCTTGCCAAGAACCGTGAGAGCCCACCAGATGGTTTTATGTGCCCTGGTGGCTGGAAGGTCCTCGTTGAGTACTACGACAGCTTGGCACCGCCAGAAGGCAGCAGCAAACTGCGAGAGGCAGTTGCAGCGTAG